The Sporomusa termitida genome has a window encoding:
- a CDS encoding amidohydrolase has protein sequence MDRIEQRIIAIIDQNKEKIISFGRDIYTHAELGYKEFRTAAKFAGVLKELNLQTEEGLAITGVKGYLKGGRQEVSLALIGELDALKIPSHPFANSETGAAHCCGHNVQLTGVVGAALALSNPEIAAALGGEVIFFAVPAEEYGEIEFKNQLKEEGKIRYGGGKCELIRLGAFDDVDLAIVNHSGEDGISIGSGSSNGFVSKVVRYSGREAHAAAAPEKGINALNAASLGLAALAFQRETFRDQDAVRVHPIVTKGGNLVNVVPNEVVIETLVRARNVEAILDAEKKTDRAFKAGAQAIGAAIEIATMPGYLPRLPQPASTILIEAAREAAPQAVIHEADPASHKTSSTDVGDLEHVLPVLGFYTGGVAGGAHTDKFAIVDEEAAYIITAKIFALAAYKLLRDNAAKARELTGQYRPKYTREQYIDFMEDLIRTENKNYKDE, from the coding sequence ATGGATAGGATAGAGCAACGGATTATTGCAATTATTGATCAGAACAAGGAAAAAATAATTTCTTTTGGCCGGGATATTTATACTCATGCCGAGCTGGGATATAAGGAGTTCCGTACTGCAGCCAAATTCGCGGGAGTTCTCAAGGAACTCAATTTACAGACCGAGGAAGGGTTAGCCATTACCGGCGTCAAGGGATATTTGAAAGGAGGCCGTCAGGAAGTATCACTGGCGTTGATTGGTGAACTGGATGCTCTGAAAATACCTTCCCATCCTTTTGCTAATTCTGAAACCGGGGCAGCTCATTGCTGCGGTCACAATGTCCAGCTGACCGGAGTTGTCGGAGCGGCTTTAGCCTTAAGCAATCCGGAGATAGCCGCCGCTCTCGGCGGTGAGGTCATCTTCTTTGCCGTACCAGCTGAGGAATACGGTGAAATTGAATTTAAGAATCAGCTTAAGGAAGAAGGCAAGATCAGGTATGGCGGTGGCAAATGCGAGCTTATCAGGCTTGGCGCATTTGATGATGTGGATCTGGCGATTGTCAATCACTCCGGGGAGGACGGCATTTCGATCGGCAGCGGTTCATCAAACGGTTTTGTTTCTAAAGTCGTCCGTTATTCAGGGAGAGAAGCACATGCTGCCGCAGCACCCGAGAAGGGTATTAATGCCTTAAATGCGGCTTCCCTTGGTCTGGCGGCCCTGGCGTTTCAGCGGGAAACCTTTCGGGATCAGGATGCGGTTAGGGTACACCCTATTGTGACTAAAGGAGGAAATCTGGTGAATGTGGTGCCCAATGAAGTGGTGATCGAAACCCTTGTCAGGGCCAGGAATGTCGAAGCCATTCTTGATGCCGAAAAAAAGACTGACCGCGCGTTTAAAGCCGGTGCCCAAGCCATTGGGGCAGCCATTGAGATTGCCACCATGCCGGGATATTTGCCACGGTTGCCGCAGCCGGCCAGTACGATCCTCATAGAAGCAGCACGAGAGGCAGCGCCGCAGGCTGTTATTCATGAAGCCGATCCGGCCTCTCATAAAACCAGTTCAACCGATGTCGGAGATTTAGAACATGTTTTGCCTGTACTGGGCTTTTACACCGGCGGGGTTGCCGGCGGGGCTCATACCGATAAATTTGCCATAGTGGATGAGGAAGCCGCGTATATCATCACCGCCAAGATTTTTGCGCTGGCAGCCTATAAACTGCTCCGGGATAATGCCGCCAAGGCCAGGGAACTTACCGGGCAATACCGGCCTAAATATACCCGGGAACAGTATATTGACTTTATGGAAGACCTGATTCGTACGGAAAACAAGAACTATAAGGATGAGTGA
- a CDS encoding 2Fe-2S iron-sulfur cluster-binding protein: protein MDIRLRIFRFNPETDSLPYYTTYVLPGAEGLTLLMAVKKVYKTIDPTLGFRDYFCGRGLCGSCLMTVDGVVKKSCHVVLEPGREYLVEPARKYPVIRDLVVDFGAQRKAPATGNVFTIAR, encoded by the coding sequence ATGGACATTCGCTTAAGAATATTTCGCTTTAATCCGGAAACCGATTCTCTGCCTTACTATACGACCTATGTATTGCCAGGGGCTGAGGGGCTGACACTGCTGATGGCAGTAAAAAAGGTTTACAAGACCATTGATCCTACACTGGGCTTTCGTGACTACTTTTGCGGACGCGGTTTGTGTGGCAGTTGCCTGATGACTGTGGATGGGGTGGTCAAAAAATCGTGCCATGTTGTTTTGGAGCCGGGCCGGGAATATTTAGTGGAACCAGCCAGAAAGTATCCGGTTATCCGCGATTTAGTGGTTGACTTTGGGGCTCAACGGAAGGCACCGGCAACAGGCAACGTTTTTACAATTGCCCGTTGA